Proteins found in one Miscanthus floridulus cultivar M001 chromosome 4, ASM1932011v1, whole genome shotgun sequence genomic segment:
- the LOC136548524 gene encoding uncharacterized protein, whose product MAARGGGRGRGRGRGVPPNPPPPPPPMTMEQLMAMQAQLMQTMMQHIQNQPVGGPLPVQVRDKCGEFMKGCPPIFTHAANPLKADDWLRAVEKQLNMAQCNDLEKVLYASGQLQGAAQDWWESYLYGCPTNAPAVTWQEFRNEFRGYHIPEGLIELKQEEFQALKQGSMTVSEYRDKFSQLSCYAPNEVADDADKQHCFLKGLYDGLQLQLMSNTYPNFQALVNRAIVIDNKRKEMGTKRKRL is encoded by the coding sequence atggccgccagaggaggaggcagaggcagaggtagGGGTCGAGGTGTTCCCCCTAATccaccacctccgccgccgccgatgactATGGAGCAACTCATGGCAATGCAGGCACAATTGATGCAGACTATGATGCAGCATATCCAGAATCAGCCTGTAGGAGGACCACTGCCTGTCCAAGTTAGGGACAAGTGTGGGGAGTTTATGAAGGGATGCCCTCCGATATTCACTCACGCtgctaatcctttgaaagcaGATGACTGGCTACgcgctgtggagaaacaactaaacATGGCGCAATGTAATGATCTGGAGAAAGTGCTATATGCTTCTGGCCAGCTTCAGGGAGCCGCTCAAGATTGGTGGGAGTCATACCTGTATGGATGCCCTACTAATGCTCCTGctgtcacctggcaggaattcaggAATGAGTTCAGGGGATATCACATTCCAGAAGGACtaatagagctcaagcaggaggagttTCAGGCTCTCAAGCAGGGATCCATGACTGTGAGCGAGTATCGTGATAAGTTTTCTCAGTTGTCATGTTATGCTCctaatgaggtggctgatgatgctgataagcagcattgttttctcaagggtctgtatgatggtcttCAGCTTCAGCttatgtccaacacctaccccaaCTTTCAAGCTCTTGTGAATCGTGCTATTGTAattgacaataagcgcaaggagatgggtACCAAAAGGAAGAGGCTTTAG